One genomic region from Nostoc sphaeroides encodes:
- a CDS encoding GNAT family N-acetyltransferase, translated as MATDAVILRLEKVTEQHAEILYSCISNPPLYKYLEEQIPTFMEVKQKFQFAALEKSPDNETMIWLKWVAITPQNQHVGVVEIGIFDDQYAEIGFMTFVGFQNQGYAKIYSSLAIAEAQQRFNLSTLHASVNECNIASRKVVEKLGFKLYKVNRNAELIKGKLSDEFIYRLTF; from the coding sequence ATGGCAACAGACGCGGTAATCTTGCGCCTAGAAAAGGTTACGGAACAGCACGCCGAGATCCTCTACTCGTGTATAAGCAACCCACCTCTGTACAAATATCTTGAGGAGCAAATTCCGACCTTCATGGAGGTTAAGCAAAAATTCCAGTTTGCCGCGCTAGAAAAATCACCCGATAACGAGACTATGATCTGGTTGAAATGGGTTGCGATAACTCCCCAAAATCAACATGTTGGTGTTGTGGAGATAGGTATTTTTGATGATCAATATGCAGAAATCGGTTTTATGACATTTGTTGGTTTCCAAAACCAGGGATACGCTAAGATATACAGTTCTTTAGCGATCGCAGAAGCCCAACAACGTTTTAATTTATCCACACTACACGCATCGGTGAACGAGTGCAATATTGCCTCCCGTAAAGTGGTCGAAAAACTTGGTTTCAAGTTGTACAAAGTAAATCGAAATGCAGAGTTGATCAAGGGCAAACTTTCTGATGAATTCATTTACCGCTTGACCTTCTAA
- a CDS encoding Crp/Fnr family transcriptional regulator, with the protein MLTSVDRLLFVRRVPIFKELRDDFIVRLTSVMNELSFPANYTIFRQGEEGRSLYIVVSGRVKVHIGNKQLAEVEQGKYFGEMAVFDTQPRSATATTLEPCEFLELTQEQLYDAIEETPEIAVNIIRELSRLIRRLNDDMNITSLRS; encoded by the coding sequence ATGCTAACCAGTGTTGACCGTTTATTATTTGTCCGGCGAGTCCCAATTTTTAAGGAATTGCGGGATGATTTTATTGTGCGGCTCACTTCAGTAATGAACGAATTGTCATTTCCAGCTAATTACACGATTTTTCGGCAGGGAGAAGAAGGGCGATCGCTCTATATTGTCGTCTCAGGCCGAGTTAAAGTTCACATTGGCAATAAACAGTTAGCAGAGGTGGAACAGGGAAAATACTTTGGTGAGATGGCAGTATTTGATACTCAACCTCGTTCCGCCACTGCAACAACTTTGGAACCTTGCGAATTTTTAGAACTGACGCAAGAGCAGCTGTATGATGCGATCGAAGAAACTCCCGAAATTGCGGTGAATATCATTCGTGAGTTATCCCGTCTGATTCGCAGATTGAATGACGATATGAATATCACCTCCTTGCGGAGTTAA
- a CDS encoding pentapeptide repeat-containing protein: MNKPNPKKLTQWIVTAVFLVLVAGFSLLDQQAVRALTLTPSIPTESELAPVISPVTSPMESVTSPVISPVAPPMVSVTENVRHLLQTNECVGCNLTGAMLKDANLQAANLEGANLQNADLERANLQQTNLQGANFQGADLGKVNLLGANLLGANLFDADLEKANLLGANLQTANLQGADLEKANLTNANIQGVNLMGVDLEDAIRPEGFTIQ; encoded by the coding sequence ATGAATAAACCAAATCCAAAAAAATTAACTCAGTGGATCGTAACAGCAGTATTTCTGGTACTTGTAGCAGGATTTTCGCTCCTTGACCAGCAAGCAGTTAGAGCTTTAACACTAACACCATCCATACCTACGGAATCTGAATTAGCTCCAGTAATATCTCCGGTTACATCGCCAATGGAGTCTGTAACATCTCCAGTAATATCTCCAGTTGCACCGCCAATGGTGTCTGTAACAGAAAACGTTAGACATTTATTACAAACCAATGAATGTGTCGGGTGTAATCTGACTGGAGCAATGCTAAAGGACGCAAATCTGCAAGCGGCAAACTTGGAGGGTGCTAACTTACAAAATGCAGACTTAGAAAGGGCTAACTTACAGCAAACAAATTTACAAGGCGCAAACTTTCAAGGAGCAGATTTAGGCAAGGTAAACCTTTTGGGAGCAAACCTGTTAGGAGCAAACCTATTTGATGCAGACCTAGAAAAAGCCAACCTGTTGGGAGCAAATCTGCAAACCGCTAACCTACAGGGCGCAGACTTGGAAAAGGCAAATCTCACAAATGCAAACATCCAGGGAGTTAACCTGATGGGAGTTGATTTGGAAGATGCAATCAGACCGGAAGGATTCACTATTCAGTAA
- the def gene encoding peptide deformylase produces the protein MPSEIAVEKKKLKNPPLELHYLGDRVLRQAAKRVAKVDDEIRQVVREMLQTMYSKDGIGLAAPQVGIHKQLIVIDLEPDNAANQPLVMINPTIKQVSSDISVAQEGCLSIPNVYLDVKRPEVVEIAYKDEYGRPRTLKANDLLGRCIQHEMDHLNGVVFVDRVENSLTLAQELSKNGFSYQAVKPIK, from the coding sequence ATGCCCTCTGAAATTGCTGTAGAGAAAAAAAAGTTAAAAAATCCACCTTTGGAGCTTCATTATTTAGGCGATCGCGTCCTCCGTCAAGCTGCAAAGCGAGTTGCAAAAGTTGATGACGAAATCCGCCAAGTGGTGCGCGAAATGTTGCAAACTATGTATAGCAAAGATGGCATTGGTTTGGCTGCACCCCAAGTGGGAATTCACAAACAACTAATTGTCATCGACCTAGAACCCGATAATGCAGCTAATCAGCCCTTGGTAATGATTAACCCCACCATTAAACAAGTAAGCAGCGACATCTCCGTTGCCCAAGAAGGATGCTTGAGTATTCCCAACGTATATCTAGACGTAAAGCGCCCCGAAGTCGTAGAAATTGCCTATAAAGACGAATACGGTCGTCCCCGGACATTAAAGGCTAATGACCTTTTGGGACGCTGCATTCAGCACGAAATGGATCACCTTAACGGCGTGGTATTTGTAGACCGTGTGGAAAATTCCTTGACTTTAGCCCAAGAGCTATCTAAGAATGGCTTCTCGTATCAAGCGGTGAAACCAATAAAATAG
- a CDS encoding PD-(D/E)XK nuclease family protein, giving the protein MLSTPTQLLRLSQGQLNLLEVCPRKFQHTYLEQLNSPSNPEQEERLTLGSRFHLLMQQREMGLPIDSFLQADAKLQSWMHDFADAAPEILTAASDNQTFRESEHYRTLQVQDYLLTVVYDLLIADNQQAQILDWKTYPKPPHKGKLEANWQTRLYLYVLAETSDYLPENISMTYWFVQSEGKPQNIKFNYNTVQHTQIAKKLNQLLSQLTIWLENYQNNQQFPQVAEGSKTCDYCQFAKRCDRTQVTEEAVKDSLPNFDSIQEVSV; this is encoded by the coding sequence ATGCTGTCAACTCCCACTCAACTACTGCGACTGTCTCAAGGACAACTCAACTTACTAGAAGTTTGTCCGCGTAAATTTCAACATACTTACCTAGAACAACTCAATTCGCCCTCAAATCCAGAACAAGAAGAACGGCTAACTTTGGGTAGTCGTTTTCACTTGCTAATGCAGCAGCGAGAAATGGGTCTGCCAATTGATAGTTTCCTGCAAGCAGATGCTAAACTGCAAAGCTGGATGCACGATTTTGCTGATGCAGCCCCAGAAATTTTAACGGCTGCATCTGATAATCAAACTTTCCGTGAGAGTGAACACTACCGCACTCTGCAAGTTCAGGATTATTTGCTAACAGTTGTCTATGATTTATTGATTGCAGATAACCAACAAGCGCAAATTCTCGACTGGAAAACTTATCCTAAACCACCCCATAAAGGCAAGTTAGAAGCCAACTGGCAAACACGGCTTTATCTGTATGTATTGGCAGAAACTAGCGACTATTTGCCAGAAAATATTTCGATGACTTACTGGTTTGTCCAATCTGAGGGGAAACCACAAAATATTAAGTTTAATTACAATACTGTTCAACATACACAAATAGCAAAGAAACTTAATCAACTGTTAAGCCAGTTAACTATTTGGCTGGAAAATTACCAAAATAACCAGCAGTTTCCGCAAGTGGCGGAGGGTAGCAAAACCTGTGATTATTGTCAGTTTGCTAAAAGGTGCGATCGCACACAAGTTACTGAAGAAGCAGTGAAAGATTCATTGCCCAATTTTGACAGCATTCAAGAAGTCTCAGTTTAA
- a CDS encoding single-stranded-DNA-specific exonuclease RecJ has protein sequence MPEQQQWNIAATEQPPESFIQAVKQHTPASSGIYAAQLLWQRGIKDHQQLTAFINYKAYQPASPFEFGQEMQLAIARLQQAYKIKEKIAIWGDFDADGITATSVLWDGLGQFFTQNTQLIYYIPNRLKESHGLNNQGIDNLAKQGCKLIVTCDTGSTNIEEIIYAKQLGIDVIVTDHHTLPAERPPVAAIINPRYLPREHQLFNLSGVAVAYKLIEGLYQSLPNIARYPLEDLLDLVAVGLIADLVQLSGDCRYLAQIGIQRLQADFQQPAAARRRPGVGRLLELCQKSGDRPTDISFGLGPRINAVSRIQGDASFCVELLTSRDVKRCNELAEVTELANTRRKSLQKDVQAQVAQKLTQLDLSTTSVIVLEDAQWPAGVLGLVAGQVAQETGRPTILLSTEGLGTGDWELGTGEEFSQSPIPNPQSLARGSARSVNSVDLYQLVKDQAHLLHRFGGHPFAAGLSLLVENIPLFTAAINQQLRQSLGSTTLTPTVQADLTVTVADLGKELFLELKLLEPCGMGNPVPKLLIQNCLFENPWHRNQQDWQGKKVQYIKTEFDIRDDSSRSAFPGIWWGHYKDELPIGRCDCIAELDYNTFKKRYEIRLIAVRPSVNSALNTQNGLNAPRSLTPLILDWRNLTTPDSQVQTRLIASLPSTDAINRVSPPLLLEDCPTNWDDLRAWLRRCLTISSSQQLAIAWSKPNLQPPNQIWLTLVGIAKYLSRTNQLVTRVQLLEKIGITDQTLLVGIKALKYLGFTVKRQDRYLQITWHSSDSAENLAQEAVARFLAAVREEQFQRQYFAEVPLSTIVAIASSDNYTSTNF, from the coding sequence ATGCCAGAACAACAGCAGTGGAATATAGCAGCAACCGAACAACCCCCGGAGTCGTTCATCCAAGCGGTGAAACAGCATACACCGGCATCAAGTGGAATATATGCAGCACAATTGTTGTGGCAACGGGGAATCAAAGATCATCAACAGTTAACAGCCTTTATTAACTACAAAGCTTATCAACCAGCGAGTCCGTTTGAGTTTGGGCAAGAAATGCAATTAGCGATCGCCCGGTTGCAACAAGCATATAAGATCAAAGAAAAAATTGCTATTTGGGGAGACTTTGATGCTGATGGGATTACCGCCACATCTGTACTTTGGGATGGATTGGGGCAATTTTTTACACAAAATACTCAGTTAATTTACTACATTCCCAATCGCCTGAAAGAATCTCACGGACTCAATAATCAAGGGATTGATAACCTCGCAAAACAAGGTTGCAAATTAATTGTTACTTGTGACACAGGCAGCACAAACATTGAGGAAATTATCTACGCTAAACAACTAGGCATAGATGTAATAGTTACAGACCATCACACCTTACCTGCCGAACGTCCACCTGTCGCAGCAATTATTAATCCTCGCTATTTGCCCAGAGAACATCAGCTGTTCAATCTTTCTGGGGTAGCAGTAGCTTATAAGTTAATCGAAGGATTATATCAAAGTCTGCCTAATATTGCAAGATATCCGTTAGAAGATTTATTAGATTTAGTAGCAGTAGGATTAATTGCCGACTTAGTGCAGTTAAGTGGAGATTGTCGCTATTTAGCACAGATAGGAATTCAACGACTGCAAGCGGATTTTCAACAGCCAGCAGCAGCGCGTCGGCGTCCGGGGGTGGGGCGATTATTAGAATTGTGCCAAAAAAGTGGCGATCGCCCCACAGATATTTCCTTTGGTTTGGGGCCAAGAATTAACGCCGTTAGTCGCATCCAAGGCGATGCTAGTTTTTGCGTTGAATTATTAACTAGTCGGGATGTCAAACGTTGTAACGAACTAGCCGAAGTTACAGAACTCGCAAACACCCGCCGCAAATCTTTGCAAAAAGATGTGCAAGCGCAAGTAGCACAAAAACTTACTCAATTAGACTTATCAACCACTAGCGTCATCGTCCTAGAAGATGCCCAATGGCCTGCGGGTGTCTTGGGCTTAGTTGCTGGACAAGTAGCACAAGAAACAGGTCGCCCGACTATTTTGTTAAGTACAGAGGGACTGGGAACTGGGGACTGGGAACTGGGGACTGGGGAGGAATTTTCCCAATCCCCAATCCCTAATCCCCAATCCCTAGCCCGTGGTTCCGCCCGTTCGGTGAATTCTGTCGATTTATACCAACTGGTAAAAGACCAAGCACATTTGTTACATCGCTTTGGGGGACATCCTTTTGCAGCAGGTTTGAGTTTGTTGGTTGAGAATATTCCTTTATTTACAGCAGCGATTAATCAGCAGTTGCGGCAATCTTTAGGTAGTACAACCTTAACGCCAACCGTGCAAGCAGACTTGACGGTAACAGTTGCAGACTTGGGGAAAGAGTTATTTTTGGAACTTAAACTGCTAGAACCTTGTGGAATGGGTAACCCTGTTCCGAAATTGCTAATTCAAAATTGCTTGTTTGAAAATCCTTGGCATCGTAATCAGCAGGATTGGCAAGGAAAAAAGGTACAGTACATTAAAACCGAGTTTGATATTCGGGATGATTCCAGCAGAAGTGCTTTTCCGGGTATATGGTGGGGACACTACAAAGATGAATTGCCCATAGGAAGGTGCGATTGCATAGCAGAATTAGACTACAACACCTTCAAAAAACGTTATGAAATTAGATTAATTGCCGTGCGTCCCAGTGTTAACTCAGCACTCAATACTCAAAATGGGCTAAACGCCCCGCGATCGCTAACCCCACTCATCTTAGACTGGCGTAATTTAACCACTCCCGACTCCCAAGTACAGACGCGATTAATCGCGTCTCTCCCAAGTACAGACGCGATTAATCGCGTCTCTCCCCCACTCTTGCTTGAAGATTGTCCTACAAACTGGGATGATTTACGTGCGTGGTTGCGGCGATGTCTAACGATAAGTAGTTCGCAACAATTAGCGATCGCTTGGTCTAAACCCAACCTCCAACCACCCAATCAAATTTGGCTGACTCTTGTCGGAATTGCCAAATATCTTAGTCGCACAAATCAATTAGTTACCCGCGTCCAACTTTTAGAGAAAATCGGCATCACTGACCAAACCTTGCTTGTAGGCATCAAAGCTTTAAAATATTTAGGGTTCACAGTCAAACGACAAGACCGTTATTTGCAAATCACTTGGCATTCAAGCGATAGTGCAGAAAACTTGGCACAGGAAGCAGTTGCACGATTTTTAGCTGCTGTCAGAGAAGAACAATTTCAGCGACAATATTTTGCTGAAGTTCCTTTATCTACTATTGTGGCGATCGCAAGTTCCGACAATTATACAAGTACAAACTTTTAA
- a CDS encoding cobyrinate a,c-diamide synthase: MSVIIAGERSGVGKTTVTLTLLASLRRSDRLVQSFKVGPDYIDPMFHQHVTGLPCRNLDPVLTSEAYVQQCFARHSQLSEYALVEGVMGLFDGISSLVISHTLREGVPLRGSKLRVASRREAPMSFAKDKGQRTNDKGQISDFASTAHIARLLDLPVVLVIDCSRLSGSVAAIAHGYRSFDPRIKIAGVVLNRVGSDRHLSLLKDSLEPLKLPILGVLRRQDNITIPDRHLGLVPTAELPELNALIDRLADLGDTCFDWQHLLPLLKSKPLPHPPHPPVGERSQTTSPSSPVRIAVARDRAFNFYYQDNLDLLQQLGAELVFWSPLEDAAIPKDVQGMYFGGGFPEVFAQQLAENTSVRDAVKTAIIQGMPTVAECGGLMYLCEQIIDFEGKSWSMAGVLPTSAVMGGRLTLGYRRAVALQNNMLVKAGTTVYGHEFHRSHLTLTATQPLFETSRYDSEENMGCEGWGLPANVHASYVHSHWGESREIPQQFLQECRKVASIET; this comes from the coding sequence ATGTCTGTAATCATTGCTGGAGAACGTAGTGGGGTGGGCAAGACAACAGTTACGCTCACCCTTTTAGCATCTTTACGCCGTAGCGATCGCCTGGTGCAATCTTTTAAGGTAGGCCCAGACTACATCGATCCGATGTTTCATCAACACGTAACTGGTCTTCCTTGTCGCAATTTAGACCCCGTACTAACTTCCGAAGCCTACGTTCAGCAATGTTTTGCCCGTCATAGCCAACTGAGTGAATATGCACTCGTGGAAGGGGTGATGGGGTTATTTGATGGAATTTCGTCATTAGTCATTAGTCATACCCTGCGGGAAGGCGTACCACTTCGTGGAAGCAAGCTACGCGTAGCGTCTCGTAGAGAAGCGCCTATGTCATTTGCAAAGGACAAAGGACAAAGGACAAATGACAAAGGACAAATTAGTGATTTTGCGAGTACGGCACACATCGCGCGGCTTTTAGATTTACCTGTGGTGTTGGTGATTGATTGTAGTCGTTTATCTGGTTCTGTAGCTGCGATCGCTCACGGCTATCGGTCTTTTGATCCCCGAATTAAAATAGCTGGGGTAGTATTAAATCGCGTGGGGAGCGATCGCCATCTCTCTCTCCTCAAAGATTCTCTCGAACCTTTAAAATTACCCATTCTCGGCGTACTGCGCCGTCAAGATAACATCACAATTCCCGATCGCCATTTGGGTTTAGTCCCCACAGCAGAACTTCCCGAACTCAACGCTTTAATTGATCGCCTCGCCGATTTAGGAGATACCTGCTTCGATTGGCAACACTTATTACCTTTATTAAAATCAAAACCTCTCCCTCATCCCCCTCATCCCCCGGTTGGTGAGCGAAGTCAAACCACATCGCCCTCATCCCCAGTCAGGATTGCAGTAGCCCGCGATCGCGCTTTTAATTTCTACTATCAAGACAATCTCGATTTGCTGCAACAACTTGGCGCAGAACTGGTTTTCTGGAGTCCCTTAGAAGATGCTGCAATACCAAAAGATGTGCAGGGAATGTATTTTGGCGGAGGTTTCCCAGAAGTTTTTGCCCAGCAATTAGCAGAAAATACTAGCGTTCGTGATGCAGTGAAAACAGCAATTATTCAAGGAATGCCGACAGTTGCCGAATGCGGAGGATTAATGTATTTATGTGAGCAAATTATCGATTTTGAGGGTAAATCTTGGTCGATGGCGGGAGTTTTACCGACATCTGCTGTAATGGGTGGGCGTTTAACTTTAGGCTATCGTCGGGCAGTAGCTTTGCAAAATAATATGTTAGTAAAAGCAGGTACAACTGTTTACGGACATGAGTTTCATCGTTCCCATTTAACCTTAACTGCGACTCAGCCACTATTTGAAACTTCTCGCTACGATTCTGAGGAAAATATGGGATGCGAAGGATGGGGTTTACCTGCAAATGTTCATGCTTCTTATGTGCATTCGCACTGGGGAGAAAGTAGAGAAATTCCCCAGCAGTTTCTTCAAGAATGTCGGAAAGTAGCATCTATAGAAACGTAG
- a CDS encoding cadmium resistance transporter, protein MSWLISTLIIGISAAFATTFDDNLYLTAFFGKVNRSFRPKHIIIGEFLGFTALVFASLPGFFGGLIVPTTWIGLLGLLPIAIGISNLISREEEEETVQAVSVDLTSPVKSERHKKSLLATIRDPQTYRVSAVTIANGGNNIGIYVPLFASSNLPSLGVILCVCYFTVGVWCLLSYNLTRNPLMAPVLTRFGRKVFPFVLIYLGLSILIKSETYRLLPSLAMLSN, encoded by the coding sequence ATGAGTTGGTTAATTAGTACATTAATTATTGGAATCTCTGCCGCTTTTGCAACCACCTTTGACGACAATTTATATTTGACAGCTTTTTTTGGAAAAGTCAATCGCAGCTTTCGTCCTAAGCATATTATTATCGGTGAATTTCTGGGGTTCACTGCCTTAGTTTTTGCTAGTCTCCCTGGTTTCTTTGGCGGTCTGATTGTTCCAACCACCTGGATTGGTTTGCTGGGTTTGCTTCCCATCGCCATTGGTATCAGTAATCTCATCAGTCGAGAAGAGGAAGAAGAGACAGTGCAAGCTGTGTCAGTTGACTTAACCTCTCCTGTGAAATCTGAACGCCACAAGAAATCACTATTAGCAACCATCCGCGATCCTCAAACCTACCGCGTTTCTGCTGTCACCATTGCCAATGGAGGAAACAACATTGGGATCTATGTACCATTGTTTGCTAGTAGCAATCTTCCAAGTTTGGGTGTAATTCTGTGTGTTTGCTACTTTACTGTTGGAGTGTGGTGCTTACTGTCTTACAACCTGACTCGTAATCCTCTCATGGCTCCGGTTTTAACTCGCTTCGGTCGAAAAGTTTTCCCCTTTGTCTTAATTTACCTGGGACTCTCTATCTTAATTAAAAGTGAAACATATCGGCTTTTACCTAGTCTGGCAATGCTTTCTAATTAG
- a CDS encoding Mo-dependent nitrogenase C-terminal domain-containing protein, producing MNLLNKANLDNNLLSQIRYQLESIEIHDYHLAKLLCKVIPSNCPFERTVTVFGRTLFQIPPLCKINPLYEQIVGLRFKCLLYLVNECGEDAKKYC from the coding sequence ATGAACTTATTAAATAAAGCCAACTTGGATAATAACTTATTAAGCCAAATCCGATATCAACTTGAGTCCATAGAAATACATGATTATCATCTAGCAAAACTATTGTGCAAAGTAATTCCCTCCAATTGCCCTTTTGAAAGAACGGTTACAGTTTTCGGTCGGACTCTGTTCCAAATTCCACCTTTGTGTAAAATTAATCCCCTCTATGAACAAATAGTTGGTCTTCGTTTTAAGTGTTTATTATATTTAGTTAATGAATGTGGTGAGGATGCGAAAAAATATTGTTAG